The Ovis aries strain OAR_USU_Benz2616 breed Rambouillet chromosome 11, ARS-UI_Ramb_v3.0, whole genome shotgun sequence genome window below encodes:
- the SUZ12 gene encoding polycomb protein SUZ12 isoform X1: protein MAPQKHGGGGGGGSGPSAGSGGGGFGGSAAVAAATASGGKSGGGGCGGGGSYSASSSSSAAAAAGAAVLPVKKPKMEHVQADHELFLQAFEKPTQIYRFLRTRNLIAPIFLHRTLTYMSHRNSRTNIKRKTFKVDDMLSKVEKMKGEQESHSLSAHLQLTFTGFFHKNDKPTQNSENEQNSVTLEVLLVKVCHKKRKDVSCPIRQVPTGKKQVPLNPDLNQTKPGNFPSLAVSSNEFEPSNSHMVKSYSLLFRVTRPGRREYNGMINGETNENIDVNEELPARRKRNREDGEKTFVAQMTVFDKNRRLQLLDGEYEVAMQEMEECPISKKRATWETILDGKRLPPFETFSQGPTLQFTLRWTGETNDKSTAPIAKPLATRNSESLHQENKPGSVKPTQTIAVKESLTTDLQTRKEKDTSNENRQKLRIFYQFLYNNNTRQQTEARDDLHCPWCTLNCRKLYSLLKHLKLCHSRFIFNYVYHPKGARIDVSINECYDGSYAGNPQDIHRQPGFAFSRNGPVKRTPITHILVCRPKRTKASMSEFLESEDGEVEQQRTYSSGHNRLYFHSDTCLPLRPQEMEVDSEDEKDPEWLREKTITQIEEFSDVNEGEKEVMKLWNLHVMKHGFIADNQMNHACMLFVENYGQKIIKKNLCRNFMLHLVSMHDFNLISIMSIDKAVTKLREMQQKLEKGESASPANEEVTEEQNGTANGFSEINSKEKALETDGVSGVSKQSKKQKL from the exons cctcctccgcggcggcagcggcgggggCCGCGGTGTTACCGGTGAAGAAGCCGAAAATGGAGCACGTCCAGGCTGACCACGAGCTTTTCCTCCAGGCCTTTGAGA AACCAACGCAGATCTATAGATTTCTTCGAACACGAAATCTTATAGCG CCAATATTTTTGCATAGAACTCTTACTTACATGTCTCATCGAAACTCCAGAACAAACATCAAAAG gaaaacatttaaagTTGATGATATGTTATCAAAAgtagagaaaatgaaaggagagCAAGAATCTCATAG CTTGTCAGCTCATCTGCAGCTTACATTTACTGGTTTCTTCCACAAAAATG ataaaccaacacaaaattcagaaaatgaacaaaattctgTCACCCTGGAAGTCCTGCTTGTGAAAGtttgccacaaaaaaagaaag GATGTAAGTTGTCCGATAAGGCAAGTTCCTACAGGTAAAAAGCAGGTGCCTTTGAATCCTGACCTCAATCAAACAAAACCTGGAAACTTCCCATCCCTTGCAGTTTCCAGTAATGAATTTGAACCTAGTAACAGCCATATGGTGAAGTCTTACTCATTGCTATTTAGAGTGACTCGTCCAGGAAGAAGAGAGTATAATGGGATGATTAATGGAGAAACCAATGAAAATattg ATGTCAATGAAGAACTTCCAGCTAGAAGAAAACGAAATCGTGAAGATGGGGAAAAAACGTTTGTTGCACAAATGACAGTATTTGATAAAAACAG GCGCTTACAGCTTTTAGATGGGGAATATGAAGTAGCCATGCAGGAAATGGAAGAATGTCCAATAAGCAAGAAAAGAGCAACATGGGAGACTATTCTTGATGGGAAG agacTGCCTCcatttgaaacattttctcaGGGACCTACTTTGCAGTTCACTCTTCGTTGGACAGGAGAGACCAATGATAAATCTACAGCTCCTATAGCTAAACCTCTTGCCACTAGAAATTCAGAGAGTCTTCATCAAGAAAATAAGCCTGGTTCAGTAAAACCTACTCAAACTATTG ctgttaaagaatcatTGACTACAGATCtgcaaacaagaaaagaaaaagatacttcaAATGAAAACCgacaaaaattaagaatattttatcaG TTCCTTTATAACAACAATACGAGACAACAAACTGAAGCAAGAGATGACCTACATTGCCCTTGGTGCACCCTGAACTGCCGCAAACTTTATAGCTTACTTAAACATCTTAAACTCTGCCACAGCAGATTTATCTTCAATTATGTT TATCATCCCAAAGGTGCTAGGATAGATGTTTCTATCAACGAGTGTTATGATGGCTCCTATGCAGGAAATCCTCAGGATATTCATCGCCAACCTGGGTTTGCTTTTAGTCGCAACGGACCAGTAAAGAGAACACCTATCACACACATTCTTGTGTGCAG gccaaaaagaacaaaagcaagtATGTCTGAATTTCTTGAATCCGAAGATGGAGAAGTGGAACAGCAGCGAACATACAGTAGTGGACACAACCGCCTCTATTTCCATAGTGATACTTGTTTACCTCTCCGTCCACAAGAAATGGAAGTAGACAGTGAAGATGAGAAAGACCCTGAATGGCTGAGAGAAAAAACCATTACT CAAATTGAGGAATTTTCTGATGTcaatgaaggagagaaagaagtgaTGAAACTATGGAATCTCCATGTCATGAAGCATGG GTTTATTGCTGACAATCAAATGAATCATGCCTGTATGCTGTTTGTAGAAAACTATGGACAGAAAATAATTAAGAAGAATTTATGTCGAAACTTCATGCTTCATCTAGTCAGCATGCATGACTTTAATCTTATTAGCATAATGTCAATAGATAAAGCTGTTACCAAGCTCCGTGAAATgcaacaaaaattagaaaaaggagAATCTGCTTCCCCTGCAAATGAAGAAGTCACTGAAGAACAAAATGGGACAGCAAATGGATTTAGTGAAATTAACTCAAAAGAGAAAGCTTTGGAAACAGATGGTGTCTCAGGGGTTTCAAAAcagagcaaaaaacaaaaactctga
- the SUZ12 gene encoding polycomb protein SUZ12 isoform X4 gives MEHVQADHELFLQAFEKPTQIYRFLRTRNLIAPIFLHRTLTYMSHRNSRTNIKSLSAHLQLTFTGFFHKNDKPTQNSENEQNSVTLEVLLVKVCHKKRKDVSCPIRQVPTGKKQVPLNPDLNQTKPGNFPSLAVSSNEFEPSNSHMVKSYSLLFRVTRPGRREYNGMINGETNENIDVNEELPARRKRNREDGEKTFVAQMTVFDKNRRLQLLDGEYEVAMQEMEECPISKKRATWETILDGKRLPPFETFSQGPTLQFTLRWTGETNDKSTAPIAKPLATRNSESLHQENKPGSVKPTQTIAVKESLTTDLQTRKEKDTSNENRQKLRIFYQFLYNNNTRQQTEARDDLHCPWCTLNCRKLYSLLKHLKLCHSRFIFNYVYHPKGARIDVSINECYDGSYAGNPQDIHRQPGFAFSRNGPVKRTPITHILVCRPKRTKASMSEFLESEDGEVEQQRTYSSGHNRLYFHSDTCLPLRPQEMEVDSEDEKDPEWLREKTITQIEEFSDVNEGEKEVMKLWNLHVMKHGFIADNQMNHACMLFVENYGQKIIKKNLCRNFMLHLVSMHDFNLISIMSIDKAVTKLREMQQKLEKGESASPANEEVTEEQNGTANGFSEINSKEKALETDGVSGVSKQSKKQKL, from the exons ATGGAGCACGTCCAGGCTGACCACGAGCTTTTCCTCCAGGCCTTTGAGA AACCAACGCAGATCTATAGATTTCTTCGAACACGAAATCTTATAGCG CCAATATTTTTGCATAGAACTCTTACTTACATGTCTCATCGAAACTCCAGAACAAACATCAAAAG CTTGTCAGCTCATCTGCAGCTTACATTTACTGGTTTCTTCCACAAAAATG ataaaccaacacaaaattcagaaaatgaacaaaattctgTCACCCTGGAAGTCCTGCTTGTGAAAGtttgccacaaaaaaagaaag GATGTAAGTTGTCCGATAAGGCAAGTTCCTACAGGTAAAAAGCAGGTGCCTTTGAATCCTGACCTCAATCAAACAAAACCTGGAAACTTCCCATCCCTTGCAGTTTCCAGTAATGAATTTGAACCTAGTAACAGCCATATGGTGAAGTCTTACTCATTGCTATTTAGAGTGACTCGTCCAGGAAGAAGAGAGTATAATGGGATGATTAATGGAGAAACCAATGAAAATattg ATGTCAATGAAGAACTTCCAGCTAGAAGAAAACGAAATCGTGAAGATGGGGAAAAAACGTTTGTTGCACAAATGACAGTATTTGATAAAAACAG GCGCTTACAGCTTTTAGATGGGGAATATGAAGTAGCCATGCAGGAAATGGAAGAATGTCCAATAAGCAAGAAAAGAGCAACATGGGAGACTATTCTTGATGGGAAG agacTGCCTCcatttgaaacattttctcaGGGACCTACTTTGCAGTTCACTCTTCGTTGGACAGGAGAGACCAATGATAAATCTACAGCTCCTATAGCTAAACCTCTTGCCACTAGAAATTCAGAGAGTCTTCATCAAGAAAATAAGCCTGGTTCAGTAAAACCTACTCAAACTATTG ctgttaaagaatcatTGACTACAGATCtgcaaacaagaaaagaaaaagatacttcaAATGAAAACCgacaaaaattaagaatattttatcaG TTCCTTTATAACAACAATACGAGACAACAAACTGAAGCAAGAGATGACCTACATTGCCCTTGGTGCACCCTGAACTGCCGCAAACTTTATAGCTTACTTAAACATCTTAAACTCTGCCACAGCAGATTTATCTTCAATTATGTT TATCATCCCAAAGGTGCTAGGATAGATGTTTCTATCAACGAGTGTTATGATGGCTCCTATGCAGGAAATCCTCAGGATATTCATCGCCAACCTGGGTTTGCTTTTAGTCGCAACGGACCAGTAAAGAGAACACCTATCACACACATTCTTGTGTGCAG gccaaaaagaacaaaagcaagtATGTCTGAATTTCTTGAATCCGAAGATGGAGAAGTGGAACAGCAGCGAACATACAGTAGTGGACACAACCGCCTCTATTTCCATAGTGATACTTGTTTACCTCTCCGTCCACAAGAAATGGAAGTAGACAGTGAAGATGAGAAAGACCCTGAATGGCTGAGAGAAAAAACCATTACT CAAATTGAGGAATTTTCTGATGTcaatgaaggagagaaagaagtgaTGAAACTATGGAATCTCCATGTCATGAAGCATGG GTTTATTGCTGACAATCAAATGAATCATGCCTGTATGCTGTTTGTAGAAAACTATGGACAGAAAATAATTAAGAAGAATTTATGTCGAAACTTCATGCTTCATCTAGTCAGCATGCATGACTTTAATCTTATTAGCATAATGTCAATAGATAAAGCTGTTACCAAGCTCCGTGAAATgcaacaaaaattagaaaaaggagAATCTGCTTCCCCTGCAAATGAAGAAGTCACTGAAGAACAAAATGGGACAGCAAATGGATTTAGTGAAATTAACTCAAAAGAGAAAGCTTTGGAAACAGATGGTGTCTCAGGGGTTTCAAAAcagagcaaaaaacaaaaactctga
- the SUZ12 gene encoding polycomb protein SUZ12 isoform X2, translating to MAPQKHGGGGGGGSGPSAGSGGGGFGGSAAVAAATASGGKSGGGGCGGGGSYSASSSSSAAAAAGAAVLPVKKPKMEHVQADHELFLQAFEKPTQIYRFLRTRNLIAPIFLHRTLTYMSHRNSRTNIKSLSAHLQLTFTGFFHKNDKPTQNSENEQNSVTLEVLLVKVCHKKRKDVSCPIRQVPTGKKQVPLNPDLNQTKPGNFPSLAVSSNEFEPSNSHMVKSYSLLFRVTRPGRREYNGMINGETNENIDVNEELPARRKRNREDGEKTFVAQMTVFDKNRRLQLLDGEYEVAMQEMEECPISKKRATWETILDGKRLPPFETFSQGPTLQFTLRWTGETNDKSTAPIAKPLATRNSESLHQENKPGSVKPTQTIAVKESLTTDLQTRKEKDTSNENRQKLRIFYQFLYNNNTRQQTEARDDLHCPWCTLNCRKLYSLLKHLKLCHSRFIFNYVYHPKGARIDVSINECYDGSYAGNPQDIHRQPGFAFSRNGPVKRTPITHILVCRPKRTKASMSEFLESEDGEVEQQRTYSSGHNRLYFHSDTCLPLRPQEMEVDSEDEKDPEWLREKTITQIEEFSDVNEGEKEVMKLWNLHVMKHGFIADNQMNHACMLFVENYGQKIIKKNLCRNFMLHLVSMHDFNLISIMSIDKAVTKLREMQQKLEKGESASPANEEVTEEQNGTANGFSEINSKEKALETDGVSGVSKQSKKQKL from the exons cctcctccgcggcggcagcggcgggggCCGCGGTGTTACCGGTGAAGAAGCCGAAAATGGAGCACGTCCAGGCTGACCACGAGCTTTTCCTCCAGGCCTTTGAGA AACCAACGCAGATCTATAGATTTCTTCGAACACGAAATCTTATAGCG CCAATATTTTTGCATAGAACTCTTACTTACATGTCTCATCGAAACTCCAGAACAAACATCAAAAG CTTGTCAGCTCATCTGCAGCTTACATTTACTGGTTTCTTCCACAAAAATG ataaaccaacacaaaattcagaaaatgaacaaaattctgTCACCCTGGAAGTCCTGCTTGTGAAAGtttgccacaaaaaaagaaag GATGTAAGTTGTCCGATAAGGCAAGTTCCTACAGGTAAAAAGCAGGTGCCTTTGAATCCTGACCTCAATCAAACAAAACCTGGAAACTTCCCATCCCTTGCAGTTTCCAGTAATGAATTTGAACCTAGTAACAGCCATATGGTGAAGTCTTACTCATTGCTATTTAGAGTGACTCGTCCAGGAAGAAGAGAGTATAATGGGATGATTAATGGAGAAACCAATGAAAATattg ATGTCAATGAAGAACTTCCAGCTAGAAGAAAACGAAATCGTGAAGATGGGGAAAAAACGTTTGTTGCACAAATGACAGTATTTGATAAAAACAG GCGCTTACAGCTTTTAGATGGGGAATATGAAGTAGCCATGCAGGAAATGGAAGAATGTCCAATAAGCAAGAAAAGAGCAACATGGGAGACTATTCTTGATGGGAAG agacTGCCTCcatttgaaacattttctcaGGGACCTACTTTGCAGTTCACTCTTCGTTGGACAGGAGAGACCAATGATAAATCTACAGCTCCTATAGCTAAACCTCTTGCCACTAGAAATTCAGAGAGTCTTCATCAAGAAAATAAGCCTGGTTCAGTAAAACCTACTCAAACTATTG ctgttaaagaatcatTGACTACAGATCtgcaaacaagaaaagaaaaagatacttcaAATGAAAACCgacaaaaattaagaatattttatcaG TTCCTTTATAACAACAATACGAGACAACAAACTGAAGCAAGAGATGACCTACATTGCCCTTGGTGCACCCTGAACTGCCGCAAACTTTATAGCTTACTTAAACATCTTAAACTCTGCCACAGCAGATTTATCTTCAATTATGTT TATCATCCCAAAGGTGCTAGGATAGATGTTTCTATCAACGAGTGTTATGATGGCTCCTATGCAGGAAATCCTCAGGATATTCATCGCCAACCTGGGTTTGCTTTTAGTCGCAACGGACCAGTAAAGAGAACACCTATCACACACATTCTTGTGTGCAG gccaaaaagaacaaaagcaagtATGTCTGAATTTCTTGAATCCGAAGATGGAGAAGTGGAACAGCAGCGAACATACAGTAGTGGACACAACCGCCTCTATTTCCATAGTGATACTTGTTTACCTCTCCGTCCACAAGAAATGGAAGTAGACAGTGAAGATGAGAAAGACCCTGAATGGCTGAGAGAAAAAACCATTACT CAAATTGAGGAATTTTCTGATGTcaatgaaggagagaaagaagtgaTGAAACTATGGAATCTCCATGTCATGAAGCATGG GTTTATTGCTGACAATCAAATGAATCATGCCTGTATGCTGTTTGTAGAAAACTATGGACAGAAAATAATTAAGAAGAATTTATGTCGAAACTTCATGCTTCATCTAGTCAGCATGCATGACTTTAATCTTATTAGCATAATGTCAATAGATAAAGCTGTTACCAAGCTCCGTGAAATgcaacaaaaattagaaaaaggagAATCTGCTTCCCCTGCAAATGAAGAAGTCACTGAAGAACAAAATGGGACAGCAAATGGATTTAGTGAAATTAACTCAAAAGAGAAAGCTTTGGAAACAGATGGTGTCTCAGGGGTTTCAAAAcagagcaaaaaacaaaaactctga
- the SUZ12 gene encoding polycomb protein SUZ12 isoform X3 yields the protein MEHVQADHELFLQAFEKPTQIYRFLRTRNLIAPIFLHRTLTYMSHRNSRTNIKRKTFKVDDMLSKVEKMKGEQESHSLSAHLQLTFTGFFHKNDKPTQNSENEQNSVTLEVLLVKVCHKKRKDVSCPIRQVPTGKKQVPLNPDLNQTKPGNFPSLAVSSNEFEPSNSHMVKSYSLLFRVTRPGRREYNGMINGETNENIDVNEELPARRKRNREDGEKTFVAQMTVFDKNRRLQLLDGEYEVAMQEMEECPISKKRATWETILDGKRLPPFETFSQGPTLQFTLRWTGETNDKSTAPIAKPLATRNSESLHQENKPGSVKPTQTIAVKESLTTDLQTRKEKDTSNENRQKLRIFYQFLYNNNTRQQTEARDDLHCPWCTLNCRKLYSLLKHLKLCHSRFIFNYVYHPKGARIDVSINECYDGSYAGNPQDIHRQPGFAFSRNGPVKRTPITHILVCRPKRTKASMSEFLESEDGEVEQQRTYSSGHNRLYFHSDTCLPLRPQEMEVDSEDEKDPEWLREKTITQIEEFSDVNEGEKEVMKLWNLHVMKHGFIADNQMNHACMLFVENYGQKIIKKNLCRNFMLHLVSMHDFNLISIMSIDKAVTKLREMQQKLEKGESASPANEEVTEEQNGTANGFSEINSKEKALETDGVSGVSKQSKKQKL from the exons ATGGAGCACGTCCAGGCTGACCACGAGCTTTTCCTCCAGGCCTTTGAGA AACCAACGCAGATCTATAGATTTCTTCGAACACGAAATCTTATAGCG CCAATATTTTTGCATAGAACTCTTACTTACATGTCTCATCGAAACTCCAGAACAAACATCAAAAG gaaaacatttaaagTTGATGATATGTTATCAAAAgtagagaaaatgaaaggagagCAAGAATCTCATAG CTTGTCAGCTCATCTGCAGCTTACATTTACTGGTTTCTTCCACAAAAATG ataaaccaacacaaaattcagaaaatgaacaaaattctgTCACCCTGGAAGTCCTGCTTGTGAAAGtttgccacaaaaaaagaaag GATGTAAGTTGTCCGATAAGGCAAGTTCCTACAGGTAAAAAGCAGGTGCCTTTGAATCCTGACCTCAATCAAACAAAACCTGGAAACTTCCCATCCCTTGCAGTTTCCAGTAATGAATTTGAACCTAGTAACAGCCATATGGTGAAGTCTTACTCATTGCTATTTAGAGTGACTCGTCCAGGAAGAAGAGAGTATAATGGGATGATTAATGGAGAAACCAATGAAAATattg ATGTCAATGAAGAACTTCCAGCTAGAAGAAAACGAAATCGTGAAGATGGGGAAAAAACGTTTGTTGCACAAATGACAGTATTTGATAAAAACAG GCGCTTACAGCTTTTAGATGGGGAATATGAAGTAGCCATGCAGGAAATGGAAGAATGTCCAATAAGCAAGAAAAGAGCAACATGGGAGACTATTCTTGATGGGAAG agacTGCCTCcatttgaaacattttctcaGGGACCTACTTTGCAGTTCACTCTTCGTTGGACAGGAGAGACCAATGATAAATCTACAGCTCCTATAGCTAAACCTCTTGCCACTAGAAATTCAGAGAGTCTTCATCAAGAAAATAAGCCTGGTTCAGTAAAACCTACTCAAACTATTG ctgttaaagaatcatTGACTACAGATCtgcaaacaagaaaagaaaaagatacttcaAATGAAAACCgacaaaaattaagaatattttatcaG TTCCTTTATAACAACAATACGAGACAACAAACTGAAGCAAGAGATGACCTACATTGCCCTTGGTGCACCCTGAACTGCCGCAAACTTTATAGCTTACTTAAACATCTTAAACTCTGCCACAGCAGATTTATCTTCAATTATGTT TATCATCCCAAAGGTGCTAGGATAGATGTTTCTATCAACGAGTGTTATGATGGCTCCTATGCAGGAAATCCTCAGGATATTCATCGCCAACCTGGGTTTGCTTTTAGTCGCAACGGACCAGTAAAGAGAACACCTATCACACACATTCTTGTGTGCAG gccaaaaagaacaaaagcaagtATGTCTGAATTTCTTGAATCCGAAGATGGAGAAGTGGAACAGCAGCGAACATACAGTAGTGGACACAACCGCCTCTATTTCCATAGTGATACTTGTTTACCTCTCCGTCCACAAGAAATGGAAGTAGACAGTGAAGATGAGAAAGACCCTGAATGGCTGAGAGAAAAAACCATTACT CAAATTGAGGAATTTTCTGATGTcaatgaaggagagaaagaagtgaTGAAACTATGGAATCTCCATGTCATGAAGCATGG GTTTATTGCTGACAATCAAATGAATCATGCCTGTATGCTGTTTGTAGAAAACTATGGACAGAAAATAATTAAGAAGAATTTATGTCGAAACTTCATGCTTCATCTAGTCAGCATGCATGACTTTAATCTTATTAGCATAATGTCAATAGATAAAGCTGTTACCAAGCTCCGTGAAATgcaacaaaaattagaaaaaggagAATCTGCTTCCCCTGCAAATGAAGAAGTCACTGAAGAACAAAATGGGACAGCAAATGGATTTAGTGAAATTAACTCAAAAGAGAAAGCTTTGGAAACAGATGGTGTCTCAGGGGTTTCAAAAcagagcaaaaaacaaaaactctga